A single window of Bombyx mori chromosome 17, ASM3026992v2 DNA harbors:
- the LOC101744119 gene encoding putative inorganic phosphate cotransporter: protein MLTGWKLALSKLFIIPQRYVLAVMGLLAIANAYTMRVCLNLAITQMVKKNVAVEGDEHYDPNACPDLNIVANATSPVLAYYRADDAVLFEWSEATQGLILGSFYYGYVLTHIPGGMLAERFGGKWVLGLGLLSTAICTFITPITVKMGGATALFILRVLEGLGEGPTMPGLMAMLSKWAPKAERARFGAIVFGGAQIGNIAGSYLSGLIMHEGSWENVFYMFGGLGFLWFLFWTVLCYSTPNTHPYISDEEKKFLNQNVDALIHSKKQALDPIPWKGLLRSVPLWALIIAGIGHDWGYFTMVTDLPKYMTDVLKFNIKSTGILSALPYVAMWIASFFFGLVCDFCIKRGYHSIQNARKIYTTIAATGPGICIILASYSGCDTTLAVFWFVFAMTLMGAYYSGMKINPLDISPNYAGTTTAMVNGIAAISGIVSPYLIGLLTPESTLKQWRVAFWVCLGVLVVTNVVYLMFAKGEQLWWDDVRKHGYPANWKHGPLPSRTVDSEEQKEKTDDKDVK from the exons ATGTTGACGGGATGGAAGCTTGCGCTATCGAAAC TATTCATAATCCCACAGCGCTATGTGTTAGCGGTGATGGGACTATTGGCAATAGCGAATGCTTACACGATGCGTGTATGCCTCAACTTAGCTATCACTCAGATGGTGAAGAAAAACGTTGCAGTTGAAGGGGACGAGCATTACGATCCTAATGCGTGTCCTgatttaaatattgtagcaaacGCTACGAGTCCTGTTTTAGCATATTACAGAGCAGATGAT GCGGTACTATTCGAATGGAGCGAAGCGACACAGGGATTGATTCTCGGTTCTTTTTATTATGGTTACGTACTAACACATATTCCTGGGGGAATGTTAGCTGAACGATTCGGAGGAAAATGGGTTCTGGGATTAGGTTTACTATCGACAGCTATCTGCACATTTATAACACCAATTACAGTTAAAATGGGTGGCGCTACTGCTCTTTTCATTCTTCGAGTGTTAGAGGGTCTCGGTGAA GGTCCAACTATGCCTGGTCTTATGGCCATGTTATCGAAATGGGCACCAAAAGCTGAACGTGCCAGATTTGGTGCTATTGTCTTCGGTGGTGCTCAAATCGGTAATATTGCTGGGTCCTACTTATCCGGTTTGATTATGCACGAAGGAAGTTGGGAAAATGTTTTCTATATGTTCGGAGGACTTGGATTCTTATGGTTCTTGTTTTGG ACTGTTTTGTGCTACAGTACACCAAACACACATCCATATATATCGGACGAAGAAAAAAAGTTCCTAAACCAAAACGTAGATGCGCTTATTCACAGTAAGAAGCAGGCTTTAGACCCCATCCCATGGAAGGGTCTTCTGCGATCTGTACCTTTGTGGGCTCTCATTATCGCTGGA ATTGGACACGACTGGGGATACTTCACGATGGTAACTGATTTACCAAAATACATGACAGATGTtctgaaatttaatattaaatctactGGGATTTTATCAGCCCTGCCGTATGTAGCGATGTGGATCGCTTCGTTCTTCTTCGGTTTGGTTTGTGACTTCTGTATTAAAAGAGGTTACCACAGTATTCAAAATGCAAGAAAAATTTACACTACCATCG CTGCGACTGGTCCTGGAATTTGTATTATTCTGGCCTCATATTCTGGTTGTGATACCACACTGGCTGTGTTTTGGTTCGTGTTTGCAATGACTCTCATGGGTGCCTACTACAGTGGTATGAAAATCAATCCACTTGATATTTCTCCCAACTATGCTGGTACCACTACGGCTATGGTCAACGGTATTGCAGCAATTTCCGGAATCGTCTCACCATATTTGATTGGGCTTTTAACTCCAGAA TCCACACTGAAACAATGGCGTGTGGCGTTTTGGGTGTGTCTCGGCGTATTAGTGGTGACAAATGTAGTTTATCTTATGTTCGCGAAAGGTGAACAACTTTGGTGGGACGACGTCAGGAAACATGGCTATCCCGCGAATTGGAAGCATGGACCTTTGCCGTCGAGAACAGTTGACTCGGAGGAACAAAAAGAGAAAACAGACGATAAGGACGTTAAATAA